Genomic segment of Planctomycetaceae bacterium:
AGCAGAACGACTGGAGGGTCATGAACAAGCGCCCGGGCCAGATTGACTCGCTGTTTCTGACCGGTACTCAGAGTTGCGCAACGTCGGTCCAGAAATCGGCCCAGATCCATGAGCTCCGCCAATACCCCGACACGACTTTTCGATTCGGCACGGGTGAGGCCGAAGCCACCGGCGAAGAATTCCAGCAACTCGCGAGGCGTCAGCCATTGATAGAGCCCAGCGCTTGCGGAGACGAGTCCCAGCTGCCTCTTGATTCTTTCCGGATGGACTGAAACATGCTGTCCGAGGATCTCGACATCCCCTGATGTGGGTGACAGCAGTCCCATAATCATTCGAAGGGTCGTTGTCTTGCCGGCGCCATTTGCCCCGAGTAGTCCGTAGACTTCTCCTGGCGGCACGGAAAAGGAAAGTGAATCGACGGCGCGGACCGTTGTATTCCCTTCTCCAAATGTTTTGGTCAAATCATTGACTGTGATCACTTTGGGCCCTGCGAACCGAACGGCAACAAATCCTTCGATGACGTTGGTATAGTCTGTTTTTGTTTTCTGGAATCAGTGTCGCGGAGTCTGGCAGATCGAATCGGCAAATCCAATGATTTGTGACCGCCCGGCGATGCAAATGAGTTTCGCAACGCCAAACAATTGAACTACCATTTGAGAACGGCAAAGGCCGAAGTCAAATTTCCCCTCAGCCTGCACCTCACCTACGCTTTTGGATTGCAAGTTATGCGAAGTATTTTTCTGTGTTCGCTTTTATTGTCGACAACGACAACGGTTCTTGCGGATAACTGGGCACACTGGCGAGGTCCGGATGGCAACAGCGTAGCGAAGAACGCTCATCCTCCCACGGAATGGTCAGCGACGAAGAACGTCAAGTGGAAAGTGGAATTGCCCGGGCGCGGATCCAGTTCTCCCGTTGTTTGGGGCGACAAGATCTTCATTACGACGGCGATTCCAACTGGAAGGGGAGCCACTCCCGTCCCGGGGAGGAGAGGCGGTGGAGGACTTTCGGAACTCGATTTTCGAGTGCTCTGCTACAGTCGAGCCGATGGGAGCGTTATCTGGCAGCAAACGGCCATCGTCGCGACACCTCATGAACCAACCCACAACACGAATAGCTTTGCGTCCGCCTCGCCCTGTACGGACGGGGAACACGTTTACGCGCATTTCGGTTCACGCGGGCTCTACTGCTACACGATGGATGGAGAACTGGTCTGGAAACGAGACGACTTTGGCAAGATGCAAACACGAAACGGATTCGGAGAAGGAAGTTCGCCGACTCTGGCGGGAGACAAGATACTGATTCCATGGGATCACGAAGGACCTTCCGCTCTTTATGCACTGGACAAGGCAACAGGCAAAACAGTGTGGAAGGCAGATCGCGACGAACCAACGTGCTGGGCAACTCCGCTGGTCGTTGACAACAACGGCCAACCGCAAGTGATCATGAACGGTCAGACCTGTGCTCGTTCATACGACCTGAATACCGGGAAGGAGTTGTGGCGATGCGCCGGGCAAACCGAGCGTCCCTGCGCTTCACCCGTGGCAGCCAATGGCCTGGTTATAGTCGGGAGCGGTCATCGCGGTTCGTTCATCGGTGCATTTCAGCTGACGGGAAAAGGCGATATTCAGAACTCAAAGAATGTCGTCTGGACGATTGATCGAGATACGCCAGACATCGGATCACCACTTCTTTCCGGCAATCGCCTTTACTTCCACAAAGGAAAAACAGGGCAGTTGTCGTGCGTTGATTTCCGTACGGGAAGGCCATTTTACATGGCCGAACGACTGCCAAGACTTGACACCATCTATGCATCGCCTGTCGCTGCAGGTGGGGCGATCTACCTGACTGCAAGAAACGGCACGACCGTAGTCATAAAGGATTCGGACAAGCTGGAAGTCGTCGCGGTCAATAGCCTTGATGAAACCGTGGATGCCACACCTGCTCCCGTCGACAATCAGTTGATTATCCGCGGTGAAAACCATCTATTTTGTTTGCAGTAAACAAATCGGGCCGATAGGAACGTGGTCTCGGCACAAGATATTGAAGCGAAATCCAGCAATCTTCCCATCCGGCTGGAATCCGTAAGAATCCCCGGGACACCTGAATGTCACGCGCCTTTACCTGCATGTTTTGAGATGAGCCGTGCGCTGGCGCGGCTGTCCAGGGACCGAAGAAAAATGTGGGTGAAGGTTTGCGGATTTACTGACGTGGCAAATACCGTCAATGCGGTGAGGACCGGTATCGATGCCGTCGGCCTGAATTTTTTCGAAGGTTCAAAACGATTCGTAACTCCGGCGACGGCGGAATCGATCTGTCGCACCCTGAAAGTGTCCTCAGACGACTCTCCGACGGTCCGTCAGTTGACTCGCTTATCGTTGCGTCGTTCACACATGGTAGATGTTGTGGGTTTGTTTGTGAACAGCCCGGCTGAAGATGTGATTCGAATCTCCCAACAGCTTGATCTGGATGCCATCCAGTTTCACGGGGGCGAAGGTATCGATGACATCCAGCAGGTCCACCGTGAGTGCGATGACATAACAGTGATCCGCGCTGTGCGCGTAAACCGGTCGGGCCTCGAAGAGGCGATTCAGCACTGCCGAGGCCTGGCCGTGCAAATACCGAATATTGTCTTTCTGCTGGATGCTCTCGTTGCAGGGCAATTCGGCGGGACCGGGGCGATGGTGGATCCCGATGTTATCGACACCTTTTGCCATGCATTTGTCGGACATCGAGTTGTCATTGCCGGTGGCTTAACGCCCGAAACTGTCTCTTCGGTTGTCACACGTCATGCACCCTGGGGAGTGGATACAGCCAGCGGGGTCGAGGATTCACCAGGGCAGAAGAATATTGAACGGGTGGAGCAGTTTATCGCCAACGCAAAACGGCCGCGTTGCTGAACACGGCCGGATTTCGTTGGAGATAAAATGCATTGTTGTCAGCTACCATTTCCAGTCGGTAACACCCTTCAGATTCTGAATGCATCCCTCTGGCCAGCCCCCCTGTGACAGTGTGATGATGGTTTGGGCAGCCATCGCGCAGGTGTCGTCGTGGGATTCGTTATCAAGCCCCGCAATGTGACCACTGAGCAGTACGTTCTCCATCATCAGAAGCGGACTGGAGACGGGCAGTGGTTCTACTTCAAAGACATCCAGTCCTGCGCCGCGCAGCTTGCCGCTCTTGAGCGCATCGATCAAAGCAGACTCGTCCACCAGCGGACCGCGTGACGTATTGATCAGCACCGCACCGTCCTTCATGCGGGAAAGACTTGTTCGATTGACGATATGTCGAGTGTCAGGTCCCGCTGGCATGTGAAGCGAGATGACATCTGATTTCTCCCAGATGTGTTCCAGAGGGACCATTTGCACACGGTACTCGGTCAGAAAAGCCTGAGGTGGGAACGGATCGTAGGCGACGACATTCATCCCCAGTCCAAGAGCACGCGTTGCAACCGCCTGGCCGATCCTGCCAAGCCCAAGCAATCCCAGAGTGCTGCCCATGATTCTTGGTCTTGCGACCCTGTTCCACTGGCCGCGTCGAACCTGCATGTCATATGCCGGAAATCCTCGCCCCACGGCCATCATCATTGCCACTGCATGCTCGGCGACTGAGTGGTGATTCTGTCCTGGAGTTGTTGCCACCACAATTCCCTGAGCATCGCATGCTTCCAGATTGATTGCGTCGAAACCAACTCCGTATCGTGACAGGACACGAATTTGCGGATTAGCTGCCAATACCGCAGGAGTAAATGGCTCGGATCCGGCCAGGACCGCCTGGTAACCCTGCAGAGCATTCGAAAGAACGGTCTCGTCCCAGAGATTCAGGCTGCGATCGACGACATTGCATTCAAATCCAGCATCACGAAGCAGTTTGAAATGAGCCCCTGTTTCAACACTTAGCGCCGTGCATAACACTCGTATCATGGATCGACCGATTT
This window contains:
- a CDS encoding phosphoglycerate dehydrogenase, whose product is MIRVLCTALSVETGAHFKLLRDAGFECNVVDRSLNLWDETVLSNALQGYQAVLAGSEPFTPAVLAANPQIRVLSRYGVGFDAINLEACDAQGIVVATTPGQNHHSVAEHAVAMMMAVGRGFPAYDMQVRRGQWNRVARPRIMGSTLGLLGLGRIGQAVATRALGLGMNVVAYDPFPPQAFLTEYRVQMVPLEHIWEKSDVISLHMPAGPDTRHIVNRTSLSRMKDGAVLINTSRGPLVDESALIDALKSGKLRGAGLDVFEVEPLPVSSPLLMMENVLLSGHIAGLDNESHDDTCAMAAQTIITLSQGGWPEGCIQNLKGVTDWKW
- a CDS encoding ATP-binding cassette domain-containing protein, which gives rise to MTKTFGEGNTTVRAVDSLSFSVPPGEVYGLLGANGAGKTTTLRMIMGLLSPTSGDVEILGQHVSVHPERIKRQLGLVSASAGLYQWLTPRELLEFFAGGFGLTRAESKSRVGVLAELMDLGRFLDRRCATLSTGQKQRVNLARALVHDPPVVLLDEPTRGLDVVGSQVVFEFVRTLRIANKSVVVCTHQLDEAERLCDRFGLLHRGRLRYEGTLNELHDATGRSTIVEMFVDMLREQSP
- a CDS encoding PQQ-binding-like beta-propeller repeat protein, whose product is MRSIFLCSLLLSTTTTVLADNWAHWRGPDGNSVAKNAHPPTEWSATKNVKWKVELPGRGSSSPVVWGDKIFITTAIPTGRGATPVPGRRGGGGLSELDFRVLCYSRADGSVIWQQTAIVATPHEPTHNTNSFASASPCTDGEHVYAHFGSRGLYCYTMDGELVWKRDDFGKMQTRNGFGEGSSPTLAGDKILIPWDHEGPSALYALDKATGKTVWKADRDEPTCWATPLVVDNNGQPQVIMNGQTCARSYDLNTGKELWRCAGQTERPCASPVAANGLVIVGSGHRGSFIGAFQLTGKGDIQNSKNVVWTIDRDTPDIGSPLLSGNRLYFHKGKTGQLSCVDFRTGRPFYMAERLPRLDTIYASPVAAGGAIYLTARNGTTVVIKDSDKLEVVAVNSLDETVDATPAPVDNQLIIRGENHLFCLQ
- a CDS encoding phosphoribosylanthranilate isomerase, producing MWVKVCGFTDVANTVNAVRTGIDAVGLNFFEGSKRFVTPATAESICRTLKVSSDDSPTVRQLTRLSLRRSHMVDVVGLFVNSPAEDVIRISQQLDLDAIQFHGGEGIDDIQQVHRECDDITVIRAVRVNRSGLEEAIQHCRGLAVQIPNIVFLLDALVAGQFGGTGAMVDPDVIDTFCHAFVGHRVVIAGGLTPETVSSVVTRHAPWGVDTASGVEDSPGQKNIERVEQFIANAKRPRC